A portion of the Alphaproteobacteria bacterium genome contains these proteins:
- a CDS encoding kinase/pyrophosphorylase: MKKFHLHLVSDSTGETVCSVSRAALAQFEDIDADEHVWSLVRTKAQMERVITGIHNQQGMVLYTIVNKQLRDQLKAECLRLNVPCIPAIARIITEMATHLEIETSNLPGRQHELNDEYFSRVEAINYALAHDDGQAHWELDESDIVLVGPSRTSKSPTCIYLAYRGYKAANIPYVKGCPLPEELETLKKPLVVGLTIDVERLLQIRRTRLHSLKQEEHTNYIDMDEVKKEIAESRRYYMQHRWPIIDVTRRSVEETSAQIIQLHHKRLEQLLDGAT; this comes from the coding sequence ATGAAAAAATTCCATCTTCATCTGGTTTCTGATTCCACAGGCGAAACAGTGTGTAGCGTAAGTCGTGCTGCCTTAGCGCAATTTGAAGATATTGATGCTGATGAGCATGTGTGGTCGCTGGTGCGTACAAAAGCACAAATGGAACGTGTTATCACCGGAATCCATAACCAGCAAGGCATGGTATTGTATACTATTGTGAATAAACAATTACGCGATCAGCTAAAAGCCGAGTGTTTACGGCTGAATGTGCCTTGTATTCCAGCCATTGCGCGTATAATTACCGAAATGGCTACTCATCTAGAAATTGAAACCAGCAATCTTCCCGGACGACAGCATGAATTAAATGACGAATATTTTAGCCGTGTAGAGGCAATTAACTATGCATTGGCACATGACGATGGACAAGCCCATTGGGAGTTGGACGAATCAGATATAGTATTGGTTGGGCCATCACGCACTTCAAAATCTCCCACATGTATATATTTAGCCTATCGCGGATATAAAGCAGCAAATATACCTTATGTAAAAGGATGCCCGTTGCCAGAGGAGCTAGAAACGCTAAAAAAACCGCTGGTGGTAGGGTTAACTATAGATGTGGAGCGATTATTGCAAATTCGGCGTACGCGATTGCATTCGCTCAAACAAGAAGAACACACTAATTATATTGATATGGACGAGGTGAAAAAAGAAATTGCCGAGTCCCGCCGTTATTACATGCAGCACCGTTGGCCAATTATTGATGTCACCCGCCGCTCGGTAGAAGAAACATCGGCGCAGATTATTCAGCTACACCACAAACGTTTGGAGCAGCTTCTTGACGGTGCTACCTAA
- the secB gene encoding protein-export chaperone SecB produces the protein MAENEVKNDDNARFHVTGQYVKDLSFENPRAPQSLIGNEEKPKIEVNIDLNASKLRDDLYEVVLKVSVKAAVKEENLFLTDLAYAGLFTLQNIPEDRLQQILFVDCPFVLFPYARRIVSDATRDGGFPPLMLEPIDFFAMYRKRLETQQAQAEAANATAQ, from the coding sequence ATGGCAGAAAATGAAGTAAAAAACGACGATAACGCCCGTTTCCACGTTACCGGACAATATGTAAAAGACTTGTCTTTTGAAAACCCCCGCGCCCCGCAAAGTTTAATTGGCAATGAAGAAAAGCCAAAAATCGAAGTAAATATCGATTTAAACGCCAGTAAACTGCGTGATGATTTATATGAAGTAGTACTCAAAGTCAGTGTTAAAGCGGCAGTAAAAGAAGAAAATTTATTCCTTACCGATCTTGCCTATGCAGGTTTGTTCACTTTGCAGAATATTCCAGAAGATCGTTTACAACAGATTTTGTTTGTTGATTGCCCGTTTGTGCTGTTCCCTTATGCACGCCGCATCGTTTCGGATGCCACCCGTGATGGCGGTTTTCCACCATTGATGCTGGAGCCTATTGATTTCTTTGCAATGTATCGCAAACGTTTGGAAACTCAGCAGGCACAAGCCGAAGCTGCTAACGCAACGGCACAATAA
- the dnaQ gene encoding DNA polymerase III subunit epsilon, with amino-acid sequence MREIALDTETTGLDPNSGHRIVEIGCVEMIDRISTGEVFHVYLNPERDMPEEAYRVHGLSEEFLADKQKFAAVADDFLHFVQQSPLVIHNAQFDMKFINYELKKIGKEIIPMSRTIDTVIMARKKFPGSPANLDALCKRFEIDLSARTLHGALLDAELLADVYLELTGGRQSKLTLKRDDDFAKPQQKTQAPVMETRNFPPSAQEREDHLKFLQTQLKDALWLEEK; translated from the coding sequence ATGCGGGAAATTGCTCTTGATACGGAGACCACCGGACTTGATCCAAACTCTGGCCACCGTATTGTAGAAATTGGTTGTGTGGAAATGATCGACCGCATTTCTACCGGAGAAGTATTTCATGTCTATCTGAACCCCGAACGGGATATGCCGGAAGAAGCCTATCGAGTGCATGGGTTGTCTGAAGAATTTTTAGCAGATAAACAAAAATTTGCCGCAGTGGCCGATGACTTTTTGCATTTTGTGCAACAATCTCCGCTTGTGATTCACAACGCACAATTTGATATGAAGTTCATTAATTATGAGCTGAAAAAAATTGGTAAAGAAATTATCCCCATGAGCCGTACTATCGATACGGTGATTATGGCGCGGAAAAAATTTCCCGGATCCCCCGCCAATCTGGATGCATTATGCAAACGTTTCGAGATTGATTTGTCGGCGCGTACCCTTCACGGGGCGTTGCTCGATGCAGAATTACTTGCCGATGTGTATCTGGAGCTTACCGGAGGCCGGCAGTCAAAACTTACTTTAAAACGGGATGACGACTTTGCCAAACCGCAGCAAAAAACACAAGCCCCAGTAATGGAAACACGGAATTTTCCTCCCAGTGCGCAAGAGCGGGAAGACCATTTAAAGTTTTTGCAAACGCAGTTAAAAGACGCCTTGTGGCTTGAGGAAAAATGA
- a CDS encoding shikimate dehydrogenase — MLPKINGQTKWAGVVGWPVSHSKSPLIHNYWCEKYGINATYIPLPVPPEKLPLIIPALAHMGCVGINLTLPHKELVMPHIQYLDNFARTIGAVNTIVVNAQSLRGYNTDAYGFWQNIVCQTAGRLKTGALKKDKAFVVGAGGAARAVVAALDKAGFTTIYVMNRTFSKAQAMQEVSPKVQAVKWLAAANELSGCNLLVNTTSLGMKGQPPLEVAIGKLAPDALVTDIVYTPLKTPLLKAAELLGMPIVDGAGMLLYQAQKAFELWFGVLPDVDKTVREIVLRDTA, encoded by the coding sequence GTGCTACCTAAAATAAATGGCCAAACCAAATGGGCAGGGGTGGTAGGATGGCCGGTGAGTCACTCTAAATCTCCGTTGATTCATAATTATTGGTGCGAAAAATATGGCATTAACGCGACTTATATTCCGCTGCCCGTCCCACCTGAAAAATTGCCGTTAATTATTCCTGCATTAGCGCATATGGGATGTGTGGGCATTAACCTTACCTTGCCACATAAAGAATTGGTAATGCCACATATTCAGTATTTGGATAATTTTGCCCGCACGATAGGTGCGGTTAATACCATAGTGGTCAACGCCCAAAGCCTACGCGGCTATAACACCGATGCCTACGGGTTTTGGCAAAACATCGTATGCCAAACAGCCGGAAGATTAAAAACCGGAGCATTAAAAAAAGATAAAGCGTTCGTGGTGGGAGCAGGAGGCGCAGCACGCGCAGTGGTTGCCGCGCTCGATAAAGCCGGTTTTACTACGATATATGTGATGAACCGTACCTTTTCCAAAGCGCAGGCAATGCAGGAAGTTTCGCCAAAAGTACAAGCAGTGAAATGGTTAGCAGCAGCCAATGAGCTATCAGGTTGTAACTTATTGGTTAATACTACTAGCTTGGGCATGAAAGGCCAGCCGCCGCTAGAAGTTGCCATAGGTAAGCTAGCCCCTGATGCGCTGGTGACAGATATTGTCTATACCCCGCTAAAAACTCCATTGCTCAAAGCCGCTGAATTATTGGGAATGCCTATAGTAGATGGGGCAGGAATGCTGTTATATCAGGCACAAAAAGCCTTCGAATTATGGTTTGGAGTGTTGCCCGATGTAGATAAAACGGTGCGTGAAATTGTGCTTAGAGATACTGCATGA
- the hemH gene encoding ferrochelatase, translating into MSEEKPRIAVVLFNLGGPDAPDAVRPFLFNLFNDKAIISLPQPLRWFIARIISARRAPIAREIYDHIGGSSPLLQLSEDQAEALKIALSDDWDVEVFLSMRYWHPMSWQTAFAVKAFNPEHIIALPLYPQFSTTTTGSSFTAWRKAAKKAKLTMPASYVCCYPTDEDFITAHAQLIRPVYEAACKAATESLAPRILFSAHGLPEKIIAAGDPYQWQIERTTQAVIDALAIEDLDYVNCYQSRVGPLEWIKPSTEDEIKRAGSEGVPLVVVPIAFVSEHSETLVELDIEYRDLAEKHNVAHYMRVPALGVTEHYITSLANICRKSYTQTGVQPAEAPPRYCELNLSQCPCVTQN; encoded by the coding sequence ATGAGTGAAGAAAAACCCCGCATTGCCGTAGTGCTATTTAATTTAGGCGGGCCGGATGCGCCGGATGCGGTGCGGCCATTTTTATTTAATTTGTTTAATGATAAAGCCATTATTTCTCTGCCACAGCCTTTGCGGTGGTTTATAGCGCGTATAATTTCTGCGAGGCGGGCACCCATAGCCCGTGAAATTTATGACCATATCGGGGGAAGTTCGCCATTATTGCAGCTTTCGGAAGATCAGGCCGAAGCGCTTAAAATCGCGCTTAGTGATGATTGGGATGTAGAAGTGTTTTTGTCTATGCGCTATTGGCATCCCATGAGTTGGCAAACCGCCTTTGCGGTAAAAGCGTTTAATCCGGAGCATATTATCGCTTTGCCGCTTTATCCCCAATTTTCTACCACCACTACAGGGTCATCCTTTACGGCGTGGCGTAAGGCCGCAAAAAAAGCAAAACTTACCATGCCAGCGAGCTATGTATGTTGCTATCCCACAGATGAGGATTTTATCACTGCCCATGCGCAGCTTATTCGTCCGGTTTACGAGGCGGCATGCAAAGCAGCTACAGAATCTTTGGCGCCACGTATTTTGTTTTCTGCTCATGGATTACCCGAAAAAATAATCGCTGCGGGGGATCCGTATCAATGGCAAATAGAGCGCACCACACAAGCCGTTATTGATGCATTGGCTATCGAGGATTTAGATTATGTAAATTGCTATCAAAGCCGCGTAGGGCCATTGGAATGGATAAAACCTTCCACCGAAGATGAAATTAAACGTGCCGGATCAGAGGGAGTTCCGCTGGTTGTTGTACCCATAGCTTTTGTGTCTGAGCATTCCGAGACATTGGTGGAGTTAGATATTGAGTATCGCGATCTGGCAGAAAAACATAACGTAGCTCACTACATGCGTGTACCGGCATTGGGTGTAACAGAGCATTACATAACCTCATTGGCAAATATTTGCCGAAAAAGCTATACGCAAACAGGGGTGCAACCCGCAGAAGCGCCACCCCGATACTGTGAATTAAATTTATCGCAATGCCCCTGCGTAACTCAAAATTAA
- a CDS encoding Smr/MutS family protein, with amino-acid sequence MSLPPRKPPLPPTARSSSKDSSFSKDRVPTPEEVQIWGAVTQSDTWLPHAQLNKQVVEDALDSPPPLPHADETLLATMLMAKPFEKAGDAHAPTPTKGGIDRNTARRLRQGKFTIEGKLDMHGLKRSQAKDTLCSFLEKGFEQQKRCVLVVTGKGRFRSEAGISEGILRQELPRWLAQEPCSHWVLRHEQAQPQHGGEGAFYVLLRRKR; translated from the coding sequence ATGTCCCTTCCGCCGCGCAAACCACCGCTTCCTCCCACGGCACGATCCAGCTCTAAAGACTCCAGTTTTTCCAAAGATCGTGTACCCACCCCGGAAGAAGTGCAAATATGGGGGGCAGTAACCCAAAGCGATACTTGGTTGCCCCACGCCCAATTAAATAAACAGGTGGTGGAAGATGCGCTGGATTCGCCTCCGCCATTACCCCATGCCGATGAAACATTGCTGGCAACTATGCTAATGGCAAAGCCTTTCGAAAAAGCCGGTGACGCACATGCACCAACCCCTACCAAAGGTGGAATAGATCGCAATACTGCGCGAAGATTACGGCAAGGGAAATTTACCATCGAGGGTAAACTGGATATGCACGGCCTGAAGCGTAGCCAAGCAAAAGATACATTGTGTAGTTTCTTGGAAAAAGGATTCGAGCAGCAAAAACGCTGTGTGTTAGTGGTTACGGGAAAAGGGCGCTTTCGTTCTGAGGCGGGCATAAGTGAGGGCATTTTACGACAGGAATTGCCCCGCTGGCTGGCACAGGAGCCATGCAGCCATTGGGTGCTGCGTCATGAGCAGGCACAGCCCCAGCATGGCGGCGAGGGAGCGTTTTATGTGCTTTTGCGCCGTAAGCGCTAA
- a CDS encoding MltA domain-containing protein, which produces MRFLPALSLCLALLLPQVAAASGNTIHHSRGLSLTPMTFTKLSGWNTDAHGEALLAFQRSCTKLQAIPAAQIIGDGILAGNAGHWHRACIEANQVKPHDAVGARAFFEREFIPYQLAYEGDPRGKFTGYYEPLMQGSWQRSAEYNEPVYGRPSDLVNGQLYPLTRRDIDGGALTGKGLERMYISNPVDLFFLHVQGSGRVLMDSGETVALRYDGKTNQPYTAIGKVLIERGEISRENMSAPAIRKWLHDHPDQARELMHQNASYVFFQVEPESDSGPVGAQNVPLVPERSMAVDAAYIPLGTPLWLSTNLPTSLYGKSQTYQRLMVAQDKGSAILGAIRGDIFFGFGDRAEDLAGHMNGEGTLVALLPKKLGRIIEDKQF; this is translated from the coding sequence ATGCGTTTTTTACCCGCTTTATCATTATGCCTAGCTTTGCTTTTGCCACAGGTGGCGGCGGCTTCGGGCAACACAATTCATCATTCCCGCGGGCTGTCGTTAACCCCCATGACATTTACCAAGCTTTCTGGATGGAATACCGATGCGCATGGCGAGGCGTTACTGGCATTCCAGCGTTCTTGCACTAAACTACAAGCCATACCCGCGGCGCAAATAATAGGTGATGGAATATTGGCAGGTAATGCCGGCCATTGGCACCGTGCGTGCATAGAAGCAAATCAGGTAAAACCCCATGATGCCGTAGGTGCAAGAGCATTTTTTGAGCGGGAATTTATTCCTTATCAGCTTGCTTATGAAGGAGATCCACGCGGTAAATTCACCGGCTATTACGAGCCGTTGATGCAAGGATCGTGGCAGCGCTCAGCCGAATATAACGAGCCAGTATATGGACGTCCTTCAGATCTGGTAAACGGTCAACTCTATCCGCTAACCCGCCGTGACATAGATGGCGGTGCGCTTACGGGTAAAGGGCTGGAGCGTATGTATATCAGCAATCCGGTGGATTTGTTCTTTTTGCATGTGCAAGGATCAGGCCGTGTATTGATGGATAGTGGAGAAACCGTGGCACTGCGCTATGATGGAAAAACTAATCAACCTTACACCGCTATAGGCAAAGTGCTGATAGAGCGCGGCGAAATCAGCCGTGAAAACATGTCGGCTCCGGCAATACGTAAATGGCTGCACGATCATCCCGATCAAGCGCGGGAATTGATGCATCAAAACGCCTCCTATGTGTTTTTTCAGGTAGAACCAGAATCCGATTCAGGGCCAGTGGGAGCGCAAAATGTGCCACTTGTGCCGGAACGCTCCATGGCTGTTGATGCCGCGTATATTCCTTTAGGCACACCGCTTTGGCTATCTACCAATCTGCCCACCAGCCTGTATGGCAAATCGCAAACCTATCAGCGTTTGATGGTGGCGCAAGATAAAGGCAGCGCTATTTTAGGTGCGATTCGAGGCGATATATTTTTCGGATTTGGTGATCGTGCAGAAGATCTGGCAGGGCATATGAACGGCGAAGGTACATTAGTTGCATTATTGCCAAAAAAACTCGGACGGATAATCGAGGATAAGCAATTCTGA
- the coaE gene encoding dephospho-CoA kinase (Dephospho-CoA kinase (CoaE) performs the final step in coenzyme A biosynthesis.): protein MIILGLTGSIAMGKSTIANMFAEAGIPTTSADAIVHELFASDKKLIGEIKNHFPNAVINGTVDRKKLGHEVFGDEAALKKLETLVHPRVRASEIAFVLREQNKGVWMVVLDIPLLFETGADARVDKTVVVTAAQEVQRKRAMARDGMTEEKFLQILQRQLPDSEKRNRADYIIETDISLDHSRAQVLDIIEKFKPLDRN from the coding sequence ATGATTATTTTAGGATTAACAGGCAGTATTGCCATGGGAAAATCCACTATCGCTAACATGTTTGCAGAAGCGGGAATTCCTACAACCAGTGCCGATGCGATAGTGCATGAACTTTTTGCCAGTGACAAAAAACTGATTGGTGAAATTAAAAACCATTTTCCCAATGCAGTTATAAACGGAACGGTTGACAGAAAAAAACTCGGGCATGAGGTGTTTGGCGATGAAGCGGCGCTGAAAAAGCTGGAAACTCTGGTGCATCCACGAGTGCGTGCAAGCGAAATAGCTTTTGTATTGCGCGAGCAAAATAAAGGCGTATGGATGGTAGTACTGGATATTCCATTGTTGTTTGAAACAGGCGCAGATGCGCGTGTGGATAAAACCGTAGTGGTTACTGCCGCGCAAGAAGTGCAGCGTAAACGCGCCATGGCGCGAGACGGAATGACCGAAGAAAAGTTTTTGCAAATTCTTCAACGCCAGCTTCCCGATAGCGAAAAGCGAAATCGTGCCGATTATATTATCGAAACCGATATCAGTCTTGACCATAGCCGCGCACAGGTGTTGGATATTATAGAAAAATTTAAGCCTTTAGATAGGAACTAA
- the hemJ gene encoding protoporphyrinogen oxidase HemJ, whose translation MQEFVIQYYLIIKALHIIAVISWMAGLLYLPRLYVYHAGCTVGSEASQMLKTMENRLLRYIMNPAMIITFVFGGLLLTQPEIFSNGWLHIKLLLVVFLAGFHGMCSRWRKNFAADANQKSTKFFRVANEFPTIIMIVIVLLAVVKPF comes from the coding sequence ATGCAAGAATTTGTAATACAATATTATCTTATCATTAAAGCTCTGCATATTATCGCAGTTATTTCTTGGATGGCGGGATTGTTATATCTTCCACGGCTTTATGTGTATCATGCAGGATGCACCGTGGGATCAGAAGCATCGCAAATGCTCAAAACCATGGAAAACCGTTTGCTGCGCTATATTATGAATCCGGCAATGATAATTACATTTGTGTTTGGCGGATTGCTGTTAACGCAGCCGGAAATATTTTCGAATGGATGGTTGCACATAAAATTATTACTGGTTGTTTTTTTGGCAGGATTTCATGGAATGTGCTCGCGTTGGCGCAAAAATTTTGCTGCAGATGCCAATCAAAAAAGCACAAAGTTTTTTCGTGTTGCTAACGAATTCCCCACCATCATTATGATAGTTATTGTACTGTTGGCGGTGGTAAAACCGTTCTAA
- a CDS encoding Tim44/TimA family putative adaptor protein, which yields MNEGLQMLDMLVLLALAVFFITRLRKILGKQIDDPKNPPRNNSRNQQQRVIHLRDVKNPNAAAAVAAAVAQVEDDAPLLADIGDPDVSKGLMDIKSADPGFNVREFLNGAKMAFEMIVDAFAKGDKIQLRGLLSTEIYADFEEAIEEAKKSEVREETTLVSIQSADIVKAKLSKSTAEVTVSFVSEQIIVERDKEGNIVAGDPSMSELVTDEWTFSREVRTNNPNWVLVAT from the coding sequence ATGAACGAAGGTTTGCAAATGCTCGATATGTTGGTGCTGTTAGCGCTGGCAGTTTTCTTTATTACGCGTTTGAGAAAAATTCTCGGAAAACAGATAGATGATCCTAAAAATCCTCCGCGTAATAATTCACGTAACCAGCAGCAACGAGTGATTCACCTGCGGGATGTAAAAAATCCTAATGCCGCCGCAGCGGTGGCCGCCGCCGTAGCACAGGTGGAAGATGATGCCCCGCTTTTGGCGGATATTGGCGATCCGGATGTATCGAAAGGACTGATGGATATTAAATCTGCCGATCCGGGCTTTAATGTGCGCGAATTCTTAAATGGTGCAAAAATGGCTTTTGAAATGATCGTGGATGCGTTTGCTAAAGGCGATAAAATCCAGCTTCGTGGGTTGTTGAGCACCGAAATTTATGCAGATTTCGAAGAAGCAATTGAAGAAGCTAAAAAAAGCGAAGTACGCGAAGAAACCACATTGGTTTCTATTCAATCTGCAGACATTGTGAAGGCAAAATTATCTAAATCAACCGCCGAAGTGACGGTGAGCTTTGTTTCTGAACAAATTATTGTAGAGCGTGATAAAGAAGGCAATATCGTTGCGGGCGATCCATCAATGTCGGAGCTGGTGACCGATGAATGGACGTTCTCCCGCGAAGTGCGCACGAACAATCCCAATTGGGTATTGGTTGCAACCTGA
- the hemE gene encoding uroporphyrinogen decarboxylase: MRENKRLLRALDGLEVDRPPFWYMRQAGRYLPEYRQLRAKSGGFLDMCYSPEKAAEVTLQPIRRFDMDAAILFCDILVIPHALGIGLDFVAGEGPKLDAHDTKEKIMGLGLTDVVAELAPVYEAVELITQQLPKDKTLIGFCGAPWTVATYIVEGGSSRDFTKTRTLAIQDPQSFSYLIDLLIDASVAHLVAQVDAGAEAVQIFDSWAGILPEGEFEQWCITPMRQLIDKFKAICPGVPLIAFPKGAGMRYASYAYETSADALGVDMSMPLDGMQMIAETTVVQGNLDPLLLAYDLPRALDQAKAILHAMDKSPFIFNLGHGVIQYTPPEHVEALSALLRDWKP; the protein is encoded by the coding sequence ATGCGAGAAAATAAACGATTACTTCGTGCTTTAGACGGCTTGGAAGTAGATAGACCCCCTTTTTGGTACATGCGTCAGGCTGGTAGATATTTACCGGAATATCGGCAATTGCGAGCCAAAAGCGGTGGATTTCTGGATATGTGCTATTCGCCGGAAAAAGCAGCCGAGGTTACACTTCAGCCCATACGTCGATTTGATATGGATGCTGCCATTTTATTTTGTGACATATTGGTAATTCCACATGCATTGGGAATAGGGCTGGATTTTGTGGCCGGAGAAGGCCCGAAACTTGATGCCCATGACACAAAAGAAAAAATTATGGGTTTGGGACTAACTGACGTGGTTGCCGAGCTAGCTCCTGTTTATGAAGCAGTAGAGTTGATCACACAGCAACTACCTAAAGATAAAACTTTGATAGGATTTTGTGGTGCGCCGTGGACGGTAGCCACCTATATCGTCGAAGGGGGATCATCGCGGGACTTTACAAAAACCCGTACCCTCGCCATTCAAGATCCACAAAGCTTTAGCTATTTAATTGATTTGCTTATTGATGCATCGGTAGCGCATTTAGTCGCGCAGGTGGATGCAGGGGCAGAAGCAGTACAAATATTTGATAGTTGGGCAGGAATCTTGCCTGAGGGCGAATTTGAGCAATGGTGCATAACGCCCATGCGCCAACTGATCGATAAATTTAAAGCCATTTGCCCGGGTGTACCGTTGATTGCTTTTCCTAAAGGTGCAGGAATGCGCTATGCCAGCTATGCCTATGAAACCTCGGCAGATGCGTTGGGTGTGGATATGTCCATGCCGCTGGATGGAATGCAAATGATTGCAGAAACCACTGTTGTGCAAGGTAATTTAGATCCGTTGCTTCTGGCTTATGATTTGCCTCGGGCGCTGGATCAGGCAAAAGCCATTTTACATGCCATGGATAAATCCCCGTTTATTTTCAATTTGGGACATGGCGTGATCCAATACACCCCACCTGAACATGTTGAAGCATTGAGTGCATTGTTGAGGGACTGGAAACCATGA
- the rho gene encoding transcription termination factor Rho — MNLQELKRKTPDQLLELADKHGVENASTMLKQDIIFAILKNLADQDTPITGDGVIEVLPDGFGFLRSPEANYLAGPDDIYVSPSQIRRFGLRTGDTVEGDIRAPKDGERYFALLKVGKINFDAPEKSRHKINFDNLTPVYPDEKLQLDIDDPTKDISARIIDIVSPLGKGQRALIVAPPRTGKTVLLQNIAHAITTNHPDVFLIVLLIDERPEEVTDMARSVDGEVVSSTFDEPANRHVQLAEMIIEKAKKLVEHKRDVVILLDSITRLARAYNTVVPSSGKVLTGGVDANALQRPKRFFGAARNIENGGSLSIIATALIETGSRMDEVIFEEFKGTGNSEIILDRKLSDKRVYPAIDINKSGTRKEDLLVDKATLTKIWVLRRILNPMGVIDAAEFLLDKMKDTKTNAEFFEKMNS, encoded by the coding sequence ATGAATCTCCAGGAACTAAAACGCAAAACCCCAGATCAATTATTGGAGCTGGCAGATAAACATGGCGTTGAAAATGCCAGTACCATGCTTAAGCAAGATATTATTTTTGCGATTTTAAAAAATCTTGCAGATCAGGATACCCCGATTACTGGGGACGGCGTGATTGAAGTGCTACCCGATGGGTTTGGTTTTTTACGCTCTCCCGAAGCAAATTATCTGGCAGGGCCGGATGATATTTATGTTTCCCCCAGCCAGATTCGTCGATTTGGTTTGCGTACCGGTGATACGGTAGAAGGCGATATTCGCGCTCCAAAAGATGGGGAACGCTATTTTGCCCTGCTCAAGGTAGGAAAAATCAATTTTGATGCGCCGGAAAAATCCCGCCATAAAATCAATTTCGATAATTTGACGCCAGTTTATCCCGATGAAAAATTACAATTGGATATTGATGATCCAACCAAAGACATCAGCGCACGTATCATTGACATTGTATCGCCATTAGGTAAAGGGCAACGTGCCTTGATTGTCGCACCGCCACGTACGGGTAAAACAGTGTTGCTGCAAAATATCGCCCACGCCATTACCACCAACCATCCTGATGTATTTTTGATAGTGCTGCTTATTGATGAGCGTCCTGAGGAAGTGACTGACATGGCGCGTTCGGTAGATGGCGAAGTGGTCAGCTCTACATTCGATGAACCTGCTAACCGTCATGTTCAACTCGCTGAAATGATTATTGAAAAAGCGAAAAAACTGGTAGAACACAAACGCGATGTGGTGATTTTGCTGGATTCTATTACTCGTCTGGCACGTGCCTATAATACCGTTGTGCCTTCTTCTGGCAAAGTGTTGACCGGCGGTGTGGATGCTAATGCATTGCAACGTCCAAAACGCTTTTTCGGCGCGGCACGAAACATTGAAAATGGCGGCTCACTCTCCATTATCGCTACCGCGTTGATTGAAACTGGTAGCCGCATGGATGAGGTTATTTTCGAAGAATTTAAAGGTACGGGTAACTCTGAAATTATATTGGATCGTAAACTTTCCGATAAACGCGTATATCCTGCAATAGACATTAATAAATCCGGCACACGTAAAGAAGACCTTTTGGTTGATAAAGCTACCCTCACAAAAATCTGGGTATTACGTCGTATTCTGAACCCTATGGGCGTCATAGATGCGGCAGAATTCCTACTCGATAAAATGAAAGACACAAAAACCAATGCAGAATTCTTTGAAAAAATGAATTCATAA